Proteins encoded within one genomic window of Kibdelosporangium phytohabitans:
- the cobO gene encoding cob(I)yrinic acid a,c-diamide adenosyltransferase — protein sequence MPQGKPVAVPRDGLTTRQRRNRPLLVLHTGEMRGKSTAAFGLALRGWNQGWSIGVFQFVKSAKWKVGEENAFKALGRLHEQTGEGGPVEWHKMGEGWSWTRKQGTEDDHAAAAREGWREIARRLAAEQHGFYVLDEFTYPMHWGWVDVGEVVAALRDRPGHQHVVITGRHAPQALVDAADMVVTMTKVKHPMDDGQKGQRGIEW from the coding sequence GTGCCACAAGGAAAACCGGTCGCCGTCCCACGGGACGGCCTGACCACGCGGCAGCGCCGCAACCGGCCGTTGCTGGTCCTGCACACGGGCGAGATGCGGGGCAAGTCCACCGCCGCGTTCGGCCTGGCGCTGCGCGGCTGGAACCAGGGCTGGTCGATCGGCGTGTTCCAGTTCGTCAAGTCGGCGAAGTGGAAGGTCGGCGAGGAGAACGCCTTCAAGGCCCTCGGCAGGCTGCACGAGCAGACCGGGGAAGGCGGACCGGTCGAATGGCACAAAATGGGCGAAGGCTGGTCGTGGACCCGCAAGCAGGGCACCGAGGACGACCACGCTGCCGCGGCGCGGGAAGGCTGGCGTGAGATCGCCCGCAGGCTCGCCGCCGAACAGCACGGGTTCTACGTCCTCGACGAGTTCACGTACCCGATGCACTGGGGCTGGGTCGACGTCGGCGAGGTCGTGGCGGCACTGCGGGACCGCCCCGGCCACCAGCACGTGGTGATCACCGGGCGGCACGCGCCGCAGGCACTGGTCGACGCGGCCGACATGGTCGTGACGATGACGAAGGTGAAGCACCCGATGGACGACGGGCAAAAGGGTCAGCGGGGCATCGAGTGGTGA